In Ciconia boyciana chromosome 30, ASM3463844v1, whole genome shotgun sequence, a single genomic region encodes these proteins:
- the LOC140644979 gene encoding uncharacterized protein, which translates to MMPRCSRREGAEPELAAAVAAGMEPEVLASVRAVCRIRAEALEELLEPRPRGETQPLMAVANQRWLRAAEALLGRHPPGAVLGALRLLARESARPPPPPKTDPDPDLDPDLDPQAPPTIKSLIRECWGAVGGLWGRLPPLAARLHPLRPRLARLRRQLAQRLGGDPKSQRAARLALEAAGLTGARRALARGCKNYGAGGPPKPALGELRRRLHRERQRVGRRQRRLQALARATRTLKGQLRPLQARVRAPQNRGVPKTQGGVGRRRPGWAGPPWRWRGGERLRRRWEHWEHWEHWESPPG; encoded by the exons ATGATGCCCCGTTGCAGTAGGCGGGAGGGGGCGGAGCCAGAGCTGGCGGCCGCCGTCGCCGCGGGGATGGAGCCGGAGGTGCTG GCGTCGGTCCGGGCCGTCTGCAGGATCCGGGCGGAGgcgctggaggagctgctggagccccGCCCCCGTGGCGA GACGCAGCCCCTGATGGCAGTGGCCAACCAGCGCTGGCTGCGGGCGGCCGAG GCGCTGCTGGGCCGACACCCGCCCGGGGCCGTGCTGGGGGCCCTGCGCCTGCTGGCCCGGGAgagcgcccgcccgccccccccgcc GAAAACTGATCCTGACCCTGACCTTGACCCTGACCTTGACCCCCAGGCCCCGCCCACCATCAAGAGCCTCATCCGG gaatgttggggggctgtgggggggctgtggggccgcCTGCCCCCCTTGGCCGCCCGCCTGCACCCCCTGCGGCCCCGGCTGGCCCGGCTGCGCCGCCAGCTGGCCCAGCGcctggggggggaccccaaaagccAGCGGGCCGCCAG GCTGGCGCTGGAGGCTGCGGGGCTGACGGGGGCCCGGAGGGCGCTGGCCCGGGGGTGCAAGAATTACGGGGCCGGGGGCCCCCCAAAACCCGCCCTGGGGGAGCTGCGGCGTCGGCTGCACCGTGAGAGGCAGCGGGTG gggcggcggcagcggcggctgcAGGCTCTGGCCAGGGCCACCAGGACCCTCAAGGGGCAACTGCGGCCACTGCAGGCCCGGGtgagggcaccccaaaaccggggggtccccaaaacccaGGGGG GCGTGGGGCGGCGcaggccgggctgggccgggccccCGTGGCgctggcggggaggggagcggctGCGGCGGcgctgggagcactgggagcactgggagcactgggagagcCCCCCGGGGTga